The following are encoded together in the Silurus meridionalis isolate SWU-2019-XX chromosome 2, ASM1480568v1, whole genome shotgun sequence genome:
- the LOC124378089 gene encoding gamma-aminobutyric acid receptor subunit pi, with translation MSPSCFILFAFILFSSLLEEPLLSAEVKEGEILPPTIQKLMKGYNKYLRPFFDNGPVTVGMSLDIASIDTISEINMDYTATIFLRQRWTDERLVFEGNKSLSLDGRLVELLWVPDTFIVDSKKSFLHDITVENRLIRIFPNGTVLYALRITTTVACNMDLTKYPMDKQTCTLQLESWGYNVNDVMFYWARGNDSVSGLDTLRLAQYTVEDHYTSASEAVYETGNYPKLIFHFELKRSILYFILETYVPSSLLVVLSWVSFWISQSSVPARICIGVTTVLTMTTLMMGARTSLPNANCFIKAIDVYLGICFSFIFGALIEYAVAHFCTFNHPECNSAFTHVQDCEEEINGIVTTIASDSSRTKRRKDSPTPAPTSTPSREPDLMPQTPSHPDPRNPEALEDPLNRCIKNLSLIRQMIRSVNCCHVENPHYIDNYSRVTFPLSFVVVNLLYWTYYLYF, from the exons CTTGCTGGAAGAGCCACTGCTGAGTGCTGAGGTGAAGGAGGGAGAGATTCTTCCTCCTACTATCCAGAAGCTGATGAAAGGATATAATAAGTACCTGAGGCCTTTCTTTGACA ATGGCCCTGTCACAGTGGGGATGAGTTTGGACATTGCCAGTATTGACACAATATCAGAGATCAACATG GATTACACTGCCACCATCTTCCTGCGGCAGCGCTGGACAGACGAGAGGCTGGTATTTGAAGGCAATAAAAGCTTGAGTCTGGATGGGCGTCTAGTGGAGCTGCTCTGGGTTCCTGATACCTTCATTGTGGATTCCAAGAAGTCCTTCCTGCATGATATCACAGTGGAAAATCGGCTGATCCGAATCTTCCCCAATGGGACTGTGCTATATGCCCTTCG GATCACCACTACTGTGGCCTGCAACATGGACCTGACTAAATACCCTATGGATAAACAGACATGCACCCTACAACTGGAAAGCT ggggTTATAATGTCAACGATGTGATGTTTTACTGGGCAAGAGGCAATGATTCAGTCAGTGGGTTGGACACTCTGCGTCTGGCCCAGTACACAGTAGAAGATCATTACACTTCTGCCTCAGAGGCTGTTTATGAGACAG GTAATTATCCTAAACTCATATTTCACTTTGAGCTGAAGAGAAGCATTCTATACTTTATTTTGGAAACATACGTGCCCTCCAGTCTGCTAGTCGTGCTATCCTGGGTGTCCTTCTGGATCAGCCAGTCATCAGTGCCTGCTCGCATATGTATAG gaGTTACGACAGTGTTAACGATGACCACACTGATGATGGGTGCAAGGACGTCTCTACCCAACGCTAACTGCTTTATCAAAGCAATAGACGTGTATTTGGGAATCTGTTTTAGTTTCATCTTTGGAGCATTGATCGAATACGCTGTTgctcacttctgcacatttaaCCACCCAGAGTGTAATAGTGCGTTTACG CATGTGCAGGACTGTGAAGAGGAGATCAACGGCATTGTCACTACTATTGCCAGCGATTCCAGCCGAACAAAGCGCCGTAAGGACTCTCCAACCCCTGCTCCCACATCAACTCCTAGCAGAGAGCCTGACCTCATGCCCCAAACCCCTTCTCACCCAGATCCTAGGAACCCAGAAGCCCTGGAGGATCCACTTAACCGCTGCATCAAAAACCTGTCCCTCATACGACAGATGATCCGTTCTGTGAACTGCTGTCATGTGGAGAATCCACATTACATAGACAACTACTCTCGTGTGACATTTCCCCTTTCCTTTGTTGTAGTCAACCTACTCTACTGGACTTATTATCTATACTTTTAA